One window of the Romeriopsis navalis LEGE 11480 genome contains the following:
- a CDS encoding ATP-dependent 6-phosphofructokinase yields the protein MNKRKRIAILTSGGDCSGLNAAIRAATLRAINHYGWEVLGVQRATQGLMNHPPDVVELTVEKVNSILTMGGTFLGTANQGNPFAFKLPDGSIENRSAAIGEAYRTLGLDALIGIGGDGSISILEKLAEEHGINLVTIPKTIDNDVDVTEWAVGFHTAVNIATEALDRLHFTAASHSRVMILEVMGRDAGHIAISAGIAGGADVILIPEIPYSMDHICEKIAQQQRQGKNYCLIIVSEAVKTEEGEPITCSNASEKARYGGIGNYLADRIAECNGAETRVMVLGHLQRGGIPSPMDRLIASAFGVAAVDLIAQEKFNRMVAWQNRQVIDIPILDAIRQYRPVDREGTVAKTARGLGIYLGD from the coding sequence ATGAACAAGCGGAAGCGGATTGCCATTCTAACTAGCGGTGGTGATTGTTCAGGACTGAACGCGGCAATTCGTGCTGCCACCCTGCGTGCCATCAATCACTATGGCTGGGAAGTGCTGGGTGTACAGCGAGCCACTCAGGGCTTGATGAATCACCCGCCGGACGTGGTTGAACTGACCGTTGAAAAAGTGAATTCCATTCTGACGATGGGCGGTACCTTCCTGGGCACCGCCAACCAGGGCAATCCCTTTGCCTTTAAGTTGCCCGATGGTTCGATCGAAAACCGATCGGCCGCGATCGGTGAAGCCTACCGCACCCTGGGACTCGATGCGCTGATCGGAATCGGCGGCGACGGCAGTATTTCGATCTTAGAAAAACTGGCTGAGGAGCATGGGATTAACCTCGTCACGATTCCCAAGACCATTGACAATGACGTGGACGTGACGGAATGGGCCGTCGGTTTCCACACAGCGGTCAATATTGCCACGGAAGCCCTCGATCGCTTGCACTTTACCGCCGCCAGTCATTCCCGGGTAATGATTCTCGAAGTTATGGGCCGGGATGCGGGCCACATTGCCATTAGTGCGGGCATTGCCGGTGGGGCTGATGTGATCTTGATTCCGGAGATTCCCTACTCAATGGATCACATTTGCGAGAAGATTGCCCAACAGCAGCGCCAAGGCAAAAACTACTGCCTGATCATCGTCTCGGAGGCGGTGAAGACCGAGGAAGGTGAACCAATCACCTGTTCCAATGCTTCCGAGAAAGCCCGCTATGGTGGCATTGGCAATTATTTGGCTGATCGCATCGCCGAATGCAACGGAGCCGAGACAAGGGTGATGGTCTTGGGGCACTTGCAGCGGGGAGGAATTCCTTCGCCGATGGATCGCCTGATTGCCTCGGCCTTTGGCGTTGCGGCGGTGGATTTGATTGCTCAGGAGAAGTTCAACCGTATGGTGGCTTGGCAAAACCGGCAGGTGATTGACATCCCGATTTTAGATGCAATTCGCCAGTATCGGCCCGTCGATCGTGAGGGCACCGTGGCCAAAACTGCTAGAGGACTGGGCATTTACCTCGGAGATTGA
- a CDS encoding rhomboid family intramembrane serine protease — protein sequence MTNSASESQALKRIFTTQAVILGGLVAVMWGLEILDIGMGGRLDYLGIWPRQSRGLTGILVAPLLHGGFRHLISNTFPFLVLGWLIMAADLGEWVVVSAVAGLVSGLGTWIFGSNGVHIGASGVIFGYFGFLLARAFFERTMGSFLVAFIVLAMFGGMIWGILPIRVGISWEGHLFGLVGGIAAAWLIGWIKKKTN from the coding sequence ATGACTAATTCTGCAAGCGAGTCCCAAGCCCTGAAACGGATCTTTACCACCCAAGCAGTTATCTTGGGTGGTTTAGTTGCGGTGATGTGGGGACTGGAAATTCTCGATATTGGCATGGGTGGACGGCTCGATTACCTCGGCATCTGGCCGCGCCAAAGCCGGGGGCTGACGGGTATCTTAGTCGCACCCCTCCTGCACGGTGGCTTTCGTCACTTGATCAGTAATACCTTTCCGTTCCTAGTCTTAGGCTGGCTGATTATGGCCGCTGATTTGGGCGAGTGGGTGGTGGTATCAGCCGTGGCGGGCCTTGTGAGTGGTCTGGGCACCTGGATTTTTGGCTCAAATGGCGTGCATATTGGCGCGAGTGGCGTAATTTTTGGCTACTTCGGCTTTCTGCTAGCTCGTGCTTTCTTCGAGCGCACCATGGGTTCATTCCTGGTGGCGTTTATTGTGCTGGCCATGTTTGGCGGTATGATCTGGGGGATTTTGCCGATTCGAGTGGGGATCTCCTGGGAAGGCCATTTGTTTGGTCTAGTCGGCGGGATTGCTGCGGCTTGGTTAATCGGCTGGATCAAAAAGAAGACGAACTAG
- the surE gene encoding 5'/3'-nucleotidase SurE: MIILTNDDGIGAPGIVALEAAIGQALATQSDIAANDVAIVAPAEQQSGCGHQVTTFAPIGLEQSQEYAWAVSGTPADCTRVALWHLYPEQVQWVLSGINAGGNMGSDVYISGTVAAVREAALHRIPAIAFSHYRQDKQAFNWDKASEWTTQLLLDLMARPYEPGTYWNINLPHLAPDAPNPEIVFCQPCTQPLPVGFQVDGSQLTYAAKYGDRCRDGGSDVETCLGGKIAVTQLRV; this comes from the coding sequence ATGATTATTCTGACGAATGACGATGGAATTGGTGCGCCAGGGATTGTCGCATTAGAAGCGGCGATCGGACAAGCACTCGCAACCCAGTCCGACATTGCCGCGAATGACGTAGCGATCGTTGCGCCTGCCGAGCAGCAGTCGGGGTGTGGGCATCAGGTCACAACCTTTGCACCGATTGGTCTAGAACAGTCGCAGGAATACGCCTGGGCGGTCTCAGGGACTCCAGCCGACTGTACGCGAGTCGCGCTATGGCACCTCTATCCCGAGCAAGTCCAGTGGGTTCTGTCTGGTATCAATGCCGGGGGCAATATGGGGAGTGATGTTTATATTTCGGGGACGGTGGCGGCTGTGCGCGAAGCGGCATTGCACCGAATTCCGGCGATCGCGTTTTCCCATTACCGCCAGGATAAGCAGGCTTTTAACTGGGACAAAGCGAGTGAGTGGACCACGCAGCTCTTGCTCGACCTGATGGCACGGCCCTACGAGCCAGGTACTTACTGGAATATTAATTTGCCACATCTGGCTCCCGATGCACCGAATCCCGAGATTGTCTTTTGTCAGCCTTGTACGCAGCCGTTGCCCGTGGGGTTTCAGGTTGACGGCTCGCAACTCACCTATGCGGCGAAATATGGCGATCGCTGTCGGGATGGCGGGTCCGATGTTGAAACATGTTTGGGGGGAAAGATTGCCGTAACGCAGTTGCGGGTTTGA
- a CDS encoding esterase-like activity of phytase family protein has product MLSLEHSYGHNGFTLKLFQLTLDGATKLSAQPMITETEIPPVRKHLQLKLKDLGIPLDNSEAVIFGPKLADDSQSLLIISGNNFRQQQANSFLLFRIRGLDQST; this is encoded by the coding sequence ATGCTCAGCCTCGAGCATTCCTATGGGCACAATGGATTTACCTTAAAGCTATTTCAGCTAACACTGGATGGCGCAACAAAACTTTCCGCACAACCAATGATTACCGAGACGGAAATCCCTCCGGTCCGCAAACACCTGCAGCTCAAACTCAAAGACCTAGGCATACCGCTCGACAACTCGGAGGCGGTAATTTTCGGCCCGAAACTAGCAGATGATTCACAAAGTCTGCTGATTATCAGCGGCAATAACTTCCGCCAACAGCAAGCCAATTCCTTCCTCCTATTTCGGATTCGCGGATTAGATCAATCAACGTGA
- a CDS encoding PhoX family protein — translation MSLKRREFLMFMGAACSTAALPACRTLRSHSGQIATATTTKSGVGFNPVQGPLPLETSAVEIAQQVKQLAQYVAPDDLLVPEGYSYQIIGSWGDKIGDSRFGYNNDYLSFVETSPNKGFLSINFEYVSTGVWLQTYEQIIGSKLPLEEILQQVGQQAVDAFALPPDIPLKQQIATICEAALIDQGLGIISIQRNANGQWERTNSTADRRITGVSGLKDGRYAKCSGPARHIFRKKSGQGYIDKLGDKIIGTFGNCAGGTTPWGTVLTAEENFQSQVPEPVYADGTAFAPKTRPASIRPYRISGQGNVFGLAGNKYGWIMEVDPANPQDYGTKHTWLGRYRHEAVGVRVSAGQPIAFYSGCDRKGGHVYKFVSQGKVKNPQDKANSQLLTDGMLYVAQFNPDGTGKWIPLQPDTPVAPVLPSQNIGGKVMLPNRPNGGSVVIDSDAQAKAFAQKYKTLGDLYVGNADEKQGAILIDAHYAANACGGTCTARPEDTEVAPDGSLYIAFTAGTASKNGDGPNQQIFQGPKGEVPYFYGFIMHLTEAENAPDAMTFKWEMLALGGDPAKGGAGFSNPDNLLVDRDSNIWVVTDMGSSHRFFGNDGVWMIPSQGPGQGKAHLFALGPMECEVTGPFMSQDQKTLFLSVQHPGEKHGTRKNMAITTAEFTISTPDGKQFKQQRQLPLGSNFPSNQVNQPPKPSVVAIVKDNNKMLTEA, via the coding sequence ATGAGTCTGAAACGGCGCGAGTTTTTGATGTTTATGGGTGCAGCCTGCAGTACCGCTGCGCTACCCGCCTGTCGTACTTTACGATCCCACAGCGGGCAAATCGCCACCGCAACGACCACAAAATCCGGCGTGGGCTTTAACCCAGTTCAAGGACCACTCCCCTTAGAAACCAGCGCAGTCGAAATCGCACAACAGGTAAAACAACTGGCGCAATATGTTGCCCCGGATGATCTGCTGGTGCCAGAAGGTTATTCGTACCAAATCATCGGCAGTTGGGGCGATAAAATCGGTGACTCCCGATTTGGCTATAACAATGATTATCTATCCTTCGTCGAAACCAGCCCGAATAAAGGCTTTCTATCGATCAACTTTGAATACGTCAGCACCGGGGTATGGCTTCAAACCTACGAACAAATAATTGGCTCAAAGCTGCCATTAGAAGAAATTTTGCAGCAAGTTGGTCAGCAAGCAGTTGATGCATTTGCGCTGCCGCCGGATATCCCCCTCAAACAGCAAATCGCCACAATTTGTGAGGCGGCGCTAATTGACCAGGGGCTAGGCATTATCAGCATCCAACGCAATGCTAATGGCCAATGGGAACGGACAAATTCCACCGCTGATCGCCGTATTACCGGCGTTTCTGGCCTGAAAGATGGGCGTTATGCAAAATGTAGTGGCCCGGCCCGCCATATATTTCGAAAAAAATCGGGCCAGGGTTACATCGACAAACTGGGCGACAAAATCATTGGCACCTTTGGTAATTGCGCTGGCGGCACAACACCTTGGGGGACGGTACTCACTGCTGAAGAGAACTTTCAAAGTCAAGTACCGGAGCCGGTTTATGCCGATGGTACGGCATTTGCACCCAAGACAAGACCGGCCAGTATTCGCCCATACCGGATTAGTGGTCAAGGCAACGTCTTCGGCCTAGCCGGCAATAAGTACGGGTGGATTATGGAAGTGGACCCCGCCAACCCCCAAGACTACGGCACAAAGCATACTTGGCTGGGACGTTATCGCCATGAAGCAGTTGGTGTGCGCGTGAGTGCCGGTCAGCCGATCGCCTTTTATTCGGGCTGCGATCGTAAGGGTGGCCATGTCTATAAGTTTGTCAGCCAAGGCAAGGTAAAAAATCCCCAAGACAAAGCCAATTCCCAGCTACTTACCGATGGCATGTTATATGTCGCGCAGTTTAATCCCGATGGCACAGGCAAATGGATTCCGCTGCAGCCGGATACGCCCGTCGCGCCCGTACTACCGAGTCAGAATATTGGGGGTAAAGTTATGCTGCCGAATCGCCCCAACGGCGGTTCAGTTGTAATTGACAGCGATGCTCAAGCCAAGGCGTTTGCCCAAAAATATAAAACACTAGGCGATCTCTATGTTGGCAATGCCGACGAAAAACAAGGCGCCATTTTGATCGATGCCCACTATGCGGCAAATGCCTGCGGTGGAACCTGTACGGCGCGGCCAGAAGATACCGAAGTGGCACCGGATGGGTCACTCTATATCGCCTTTACCGCTGGCACAGCGAGTAAAAATGGGGACGGGCCAAATCAACAAATTTTCCAAGGTCCCAAGGGTGAAGTCCCGTACTTCTATGGCTTTATCATGCACTTGACGGAAGCTGAGAATGCACCGGATGCGATGACATTTAAATGGGAAATGCTGGCTTTGGGTGGGGATCCAGCTAAGGGCGGTGCCGGATTTAGCAATCCTGATAATCTACTGGTCGATCGTGACAGTAATATTTGGGTCGTGACAGATATGGGTTCTTCCCATCGGTTCTTTGGCAATGATGGCGTCTGGATGATTCCGAGCCAGGGGCCAGGGCAAGGCAAGGCGCATTTATTCGCCTTAGGCCCCATGGAATGTGAAGTGACTGGCCCATTTATGAGCCAAGATCAAAAAACACTTTTTCTATCTGTGCAACATCCCGGCGAAAAACACGGTACACGCAAGAACATGGCAATAACAACAGCCGAGTTTACAATATCAACACCGGATGGAAAACAGTTTAAACAACAACGTCAATTACCGCTGGGTTCGAACTTCCCAAGCAATCAAGTCAATCAACCACCAAAGCCTAGCGTCGTCGCGATCGTTAAAGACAATAACAAAATGCTCACAGAAGCATAG
- a CDS encoding FkbM family methyltransferase gives MPLFLSQLKADGTLDNVYMTVCNIGSRKIREVDDYADAGWKIFAPNLMILGFDADPEACEAANSDFEHKAASWVEAHLPYALSHQSGPATLHITEYPGCISLYEPKQEFLNRFINFGHFFQVKDQVTLETTTLDAVCMDEEIESIDFLQIDVQGANLDVLKGASDLLDRSVFAIQVESEFSPLYHQQALFADIDQYLRHKGFTLFSFLEPQRKPRAEIFAENQPGQLLWADALYLRDPLQTHAPEWTQTAESLLKVACIADLFNLPDYAIELMTVLTQKYHQNAIYNVADSVFLAIEEAMNDLPESIHQFGFAQKLQPYLSPEIQARIPSMQ, from the coding sequence ATGCCTCTTTTTCTCTCCCAGCTAAAAGCCGACGGCACACTCGATAACGTTTATATGACCGTGTGTAATATTGGCTCCCGCAAAATCCGCGAGGTTGATGACTATGCCGATGCCGGTTGGAAAATCTTTGCCCCAAATCTGATGATTCTTGGCTTTGATGCCGATCCTGAAGCCTGTGAAGCAGCAAACTCAGACTTTGAGCACAAAGCCGCAAGTTGGGTCGAGGCTCATTTACCCTATGCTCTCAGTCATCAATCGGGACCAGCAACCCTGCACATCACAGAGTATCCCGGCTGCATTTCGCTCTATGAACCCAAGCAAGAATTCTTGAATCGATTCATTAATTTTGGACATTTCTTCCAGGTTAAAGACCAAGTCACGCTTGAAACAACAACATTAGACGCCGTCTGCATGGATGAGGAGATCGAAAGCATCGACTTCTTGCAAATTGACGTCCAAGGTGCAAATCTCGATGTGCTCAAAGGCGCTAGTGATCTGCTCGATCGCAGTGTATTTGCAATTCAAGTTGAGAGCGAATTTTCCCCGCTCTATCACCAACAGGCACTATTTGCCGACATCGATCAATATCTGCGCCATAAGGGGTTTACCTTATTCAGTTTTCTCGAACCACAGCGCAAACCTCGTGCCGAAATATTTGCAGAGAACCAGCCGGGTCAGCTCCTGTGGGCTGATGCACTCTATCTCCGTGATCCGCTCCAAACGCATGCTCCAGAGTGGACTCAAACAGCGGAAAGCTTACTAAAAGTCGCCTGTATCGCTGATTTATTTAATCTGCCGGACTACGCAATCGAACTCATGACGGTTCTAACTCAAAAGTATCATCAAAACGCTATCTACAATGTGGCGGATAGCGTGTTTTTAGCGATCGAAGAAGCTATGAACGACCTGCCGGAAAGCATTCACCAGTTTGGCTTTGCACAAAAGCTACAGCCTTACTTAAGTCCGGAAATTCAAGCGAGAATTCCATCAATGCAATAA